In one window of Chryseobacterium viscerum DNA:
- a CDS encoding helix-turn-helix domain-containing protein, whose translation MTDINEKICSYITKKWLIPWLQEGKSQNSFAKNHGVEESTIRKIKSEETYRIPVETLFKICEARKISLSDFFKLINE comes from the coding sequence ATGACAGATATAAACGAAAAAATTTGTTCATACATTACAAAAAAATGGTTGATACCTTGGCTTCAAGAAGGCAAGTCACAAAATTCTTTTGCCAAAAATCATGGTGTAGAAGAAAGTACCATCAGAAAAATTAAAAGTGAAGAAACTTACAGAATACCCGTTGAAACACTTTTCAAAATATGCGAAGCAAGAAAAATCAGTTTATCTGATTTCTTTAAACTTATAAATGAATAA
- a CDS encoding PIG-L family deacetylase, producing MFKKVSTVFILGFYTVFCSAQQVRPSKSSEIYRELKTLKQLPKVLYLAAHPDDENTGLLSWLINDQNVETGYLSLTRGDGGQNLLGTEQGAALGLIRTHELLEARKLDGAQQFFTRAIDFGFSKNTTDTFKQWDADSITADVVWVIRKFRPDVIICRFPPTAAAGHGQHAASAVVAEKAFKLAGDKTAFPNQLKYVNVWQPKRVLWNTFRFGGVNTTAENQLKVTVGQYDAQLGMGYGELAGLSRSLHKSQGAGTQSVAGIRTEYFAHVVGEPAKATLFDGVIKTWTSKGNADIDQSLDEIISAFNFNTPDRSLPALLALRKKVMALKDADLKKDKITSLDNIILSCAGFMGEVVTNQAEAVAGDHYNFRLNLISRAANPVVLENVRWLSQSENFNRKLSKDSLITIQHDIQIPADAAPTEPYWLAKPPTNAATFSVPNDTLVGLPEAESPLNVLLGLKIGSENFQVKLPLSFKKLDPVRGDVVEALRIVPALELKFTQPLYWAKENEDLHLSLNVKVNSNKQYSKGTLNLMYNGERLGGADVSSLNGKDTTIDYIIPKTKLTSIHSSRLQLDASFLADGVTYNKKQVLIQYPHLPSLQYFTPATVTVMKGDIQAKVKKVGYIEGAGDFIPEFLRIAGIQVDVLKDEDFYGNIDESGGNGSQNKLSQYDAIVLGVRANNTEKKLGRWMPFLWSYAKAGGNLVMQYNTNQDTTVDKLGMYNFSIANKRVTEENAAVTFLNPNHKLLNFPNKITADDFKGWVQERGAYFPAQWDAAYEPLFEMHDTDEESQQGSTLYAQYGKGNFIYTPLAFFRQLPAGNVGAARLFFNFLSAQKN from the coding sequence ATGTTTAAAAAAGTAAGCACTGTATTTATCCTTGGATTTTATACGGTTTTTTGTTCGGCCCAGCAGGTTCGGCCATCAAAATCATCTGAAATTTACCGTGAACTCAAAACACTTAAACAGCTGCCTAAAGTTTTATACCTTGCAGCTCATCCCGATGATGAAAATACAGGATTACTCTCCTGGTTAATCAACGATCAAAATGTAGAAACAGGCTATCTGTCTTTAACCAGAGGTGATGGTGGTCAGAATTTATTAGGCACAGAGCAGGGTGCTGCATTGGGTTTAATCAGAACCCATGAGCTTTTAGAGGCAAGAAAGTTAGATGGCGCCCAACAGTTTTTTACCAGGGCGATTGATTTCGGGTTCTCTAAAAACACTACCGATACCTTTAAACAATGGGATGCAGACAGCATTACAGCAGATGTAGTTTGGGTAATCCGTAAATTCCGTCCGGATGTTATCATTTGTCGTTTTCCTCCTACTGCTGCGGCCGGCCACGGGCAACATGCGGCTTCTGCTGTGGTTGCAGAAAAAGCTTTTAAGCTGGCAGGTGATAAAACGGCTTTCCCAAATCAATTGAAATATGTTAATGTATGGCAGCCAAAACGTGTACTGTGGAATACCTTTCGCTTTGGCGGGGTCAATACAACAGCTGAAAATCAACTGAAAGTTACCGTTGGGCAATATGATGCGCAATTGGGCATGGGCTATGGTGAATTGGCAGGATTAAGCAGAAGTTTACATAAAAGCCAGGGTGCGGGAACACAGTCTGTAGCCGGCATCAGAACTGAATATTTTGCCCATGTTGTTGGCGAACCTGCAAAAGCAACACTTTTTGACGGAGTAATTAAAACCTGGACTTCAAAAGGAAACGCTGATATTGACCAATCGTTAGATGAAATTATTTCCGCGTTCAATTTCAATACTCCAGACCGCAGTTTGCCTGCTTTGCTTGCTTTGCGAAAAAAGGTTATGGCGTTAAAAGATGCAGACCTGAAAAAGGATAAAATTACATCTCTTGACAATATCATTTTAAGTTGTGCTGGATTTATGGGTGAGGTGGTTACCAACCAAGCTGAAGCTGTTGCCGGGGATCATTACAATTTCAGGTTAAATCTGATTTCAAGAGCTGCAAACCCTGTCGTTTTAGAAAATGTACGATGGTTAAGTCAGTCAGAAAACTTCAATAGAAAACTATCAAAAGATTCTTTAATTACCATTCAGCATGATATTCAGATTCCTGCAGATGCCGCACCCACAGAACCTTACTGGTTGGCAAAACCTCCTACAAATGCAGCAACTTTCTCTGTTCCGAATGATACTTTAGTCGGTTTGCCTGAGGCAGAATCACCACTGAATGTTTTGCTTGGTTTAAAAATCGGTTCGGAAAATTTTCAGGTTAAACTTCCTTTATCTTTCAAGAAATTAGACCCGGTGCGTGGTGATGTGGTTGAAGCCTTGCGTATTGTTCCTGCATTAGAACTGAAATTTACACAACCATTGTACTGGGCCAAAGAAAATGAAGATCTACATTTGAGTTTAAATGTTAAGGTTAATTCTAACAAACAGTACAGTAAAGGTACTCTCAATCTGATGTATAACGGGGAGCGATTAGGCGGCGCTGATGTAAGCTCGCTCAATGGAAAAGATACAACCATTGATTACATTATTCCGAAAACTAAGCTTACCTCAATACATTCATCCCGTTTGCAATTGGATGCCAGTTTTCTTGCAGATGGAGTCACTTATAATAAAAAACAGGTATTAATCCAGTATCCGCATTTACCTTCCTTACAATATTTTACACCTGCAACGGTAACCGTAATGAAAGGGGACATCCAAGCAAAGGTTAAAAAAGTGGGATACATAGAAGGTGCAGGCGATTTCATTCCTGAGTTCCTACGCATTGCTGGTATTCAGGTTGATGTCTTGAAAGACGAAGATTTTTATGGCAACATAGATGAATCTGGCGGAAACGGTAGTCAAAACAAGCTATCGCAATATGATGCCATCGTACTTGGTGTTCGTGCAAATAACACTGAGAAAAAGCTGGGTCGCTGGATGCCTTTTTTATGGTCTTATGCAAAAGCTGGGGGTAATTTGGTGATGCAGTATAACACCAACCAGGATACAACCGTTGACAAATTGGGAATGTACAATTTCAGTATTGCCAATAAACGTGTTACCGAAGAAAATGCAGCGGTTACATTTTTAAACCCAAATCATAAATTATTGAACTTTCCGAACAAAATTACTGCGGATGATTTTAAAGGCTGGGTACAGGAGCGTGGCGCCTATTTCCCTGCTCAATGGGATGCCGCGTATGAACCGCTTTTTGAAATGCACGATACGGATGAAGAGTCACAGCAGGGATCAACTTTATATGCCCAATACGGGAAGGGTAATTTTATTTATACACCGCTGGCATTTTTCAGACAGCTGCCTGCAGGAAATGTGGGGGCGGCACGTTTATTTTTTAACTTTTTATCTGCACAGAAAAACTGA
- a CDS encoding ATP-binding protein, giving the protein MRIAIIGAHKVGKTTLAEELLENLPGYTLETEPYYQMESSGYEFSEEPHPDDFLEQFNYAAKLVFKSGDDVIFDRCVIDILAYLHVLDSGRNIQLLFEKVQTIIDEIDVFVFVPIEEPDLISNHQIELPKLRHKVNELLYEWIEDLGIKVIKVSGTLSNRKDQVLTRILS; this is encoded by the coding sequence ATGAGAATTGCAATAATCGGCGCTCACAAAGTCGGTAAAACCACATTGGCAGAAGAACTTCTGGAGAACCTTCCCGGGTACACACTTGAAACAGAACCCTATTACCAGATGGAGTCTTCAGGGTATGAATTTTCAGAAGAACCTCATCCTGACGATTTTCTTGAACAATTTAATTATGCAGCCAAACTGGTCTTCAAAAGCGGAGATGATGTCATATTTGATAGATGTGTCATTGATATCTTAGCTTATCTTCATGTTCTTGATTCTGGTCGAAATATCCAGTTGCTCTTTGAAAAAGTTCAAACCATCATCGATGAAATTGATGTTTTTGTTTTTGTCCCTATTGAAGAACCCGATCTGATATCCAACCATCAGATAGAGCTGCCAAAACTCAGGCATAAGGTTAATGAGTTACTTTATGAATGGATTGAGGATCTTGGAATAAAGGTCATTAAAGTAAGCGGAACTTTATCGAACCGAAAAGACCAGGTACTGACCAGAATTTTATCCTAG
- a CDS encoding helix-turn-helix domain-containing protein: MDKLSFLEVIAAIAVFASLLLSVFLLTVKTERKLENRLFAAFLIINAIDISGIFMHLFVESYNLKAFKISAYLLVMPLFYLYVNAVCYSDFTLKRKHLLHLIPFIVANLILVPRLYLAEGAAKEDFFTTMWQSPEMFVYQLIGELQFFFYIVAVFIVLKKYKKIYLENYTNPNTLLYQWLFQLTLIFLFIHVCIIFKNIIRYTAYNDLFIWLHILAGTSFLLAACWFILKALHYPELFRRVDSTLQLTEDFTETQETENKTDKTKNSQIEQLRKFMVEKEPFLDPSLTIQELADQVNIPVRELSVLINHHLNQHFFDFVNEYRVKKAMTMLKDPTKKEYTVLEILYEVGFNSKSSFHTSFKKYTNQTPTAFRNS; encoded by the coding sequence ATGGACAAATTAAGTTTTCTGGAAGTTATTGCTGCAATTGCTGTTTTTGCATCGCTGCTGCTTTCCGTGTTTTTGTTAACGGTAAAAACAGAAAGAAAACTGGAAAACAGATTATTTGCAGCGTTCCTTATCATTAATGCCATTGATATCAGCGGAATTTTCATGCACCTTTTTGTGGAGAGTTATAATCTGAAAGCTTTCAAAATATCTGCTTACTTATTGGTAATGCCTCTTTTCTATCTGTATGTGAATGCTGTTTGTTATTCTGATTTCACCTTAAAAAGAAAGCATTTACTGCATCTTATTCCTTTCATTGTGGCCAACTTAATTTTAGTTCCAAGACTTTATCTGGCAGAAGGTGCTGCTAAAGAGGACTTCTTTACAACGATGTGGCAATCCCCTGAAATGTTTGTGTATCAACTCATCGGGGAACTGCAGTTTTTCTTTTATATCGTTGCCGTATTCATTGTGCTTAAAAAATATAAGAAGATTTATCTTGAAAACTACACGAATCCCAACACTTTATTATACCAATGGCTGTTTCAGCTTACCCTGATTTTCCTATTTATCCATGTATGTATTATTTTTAAAAATATCATACGATATACTGCATACAACGATCTGTTTATTTGGTTGCATATTTTAGCAGGAACTTCCTTTTTATTGGCTGCCTGCTGGTTTATCTTAAAGGCATTACATTATCCTGAGCTTTTTCGCAGGGTTGATTCTACTCTACAATTGACAGAAGATTTTACGGAAACCCAGGAAACTGAAAATAAAACCGACAAAACAAAAAATTCTCAGATCGAGCAGCTTAGAAAATTCATGGTTGAAAAAGAACCTTTCTTAGATCCTTCATTAACGATTCAGGAATTGGCAGATCAGGTGAATATTCCTGTTCGGGAGCTGTCTGTATTAATTAACCATCACCTCAATCAACACTTTTTTGACTTTGTGAATGAATACCGCGTTAAAAAAGCAATGACTATGCTGAAAGATCCCACAAAAAAAGAATATACGGTGCTGGAAATCTTGTATGAAGTAGGCTTCAATTCAAAATCTTCTTTTCACACCTCTTTTAAAAAATATACGAACCAAACGCCAACCGCATTCAGAAACAGTTGA
- a CDS encoding beta-1,6-N-acetylglucosaminyltransferase — protein sequence MKSVYVSESDGHRIGETPMKSISIAYLILVHRLPNQFKKLFKAIYDSTNFYLIHIDKKANQEIGKDVKDFLKQYPNVHILNSENVIWGGYSMVQAELDGIKYLLGMDAKWDYFINLSGQDYPLKSQKIIKEFLSKNNGNSYIKIDNQEKIRPETMNRIENYFEELEDCISDKTHKRGFMKDVIPYIGGQWMILTRDCCEFINSNAEVKKFEDYYLNTLIADESFFQTVLMNTSFTGTLVNDDKRAIIWIPDGDIKLRPKTFTKTDISFLQTGNHLFARKFDDNVDNKIIDYIKMKYDEPFKTSVKITHVKNMDRNFNHLN from the coding sequence ATGAAAAGTGTTTATGTAAGCGAAAGCGACGGACATAGAATTGGTGAAACTCCAATGAAATCAATTAGTATAGCATACTTAATTTTAGTACATCGCTTACCGAATCAATTTAAGAAGCTTTTTAAAGCCATCTACGATTCTACTAATTTCTACCTTATTCATATTGACAAAAAAGCCAATCAGGAAATTGGTAAAGATGTAAAGGATTTTTTAAAACAATATCCGAACGTACATATCCTAAACAGTGAAAATGTTATTTGGGGAGGATACAGTATGGTTCAGGCTGAGTTGGATGGTATAAAATATCTGTTGGGCATGGATGCAAAATGGGATTATTTTATCAACCTAAGCGGGCAGGATTATCCGTTAAAATCACAAAAAATCATCAAAGAGTTTTTATCGAAAAATAATGGGAACAGTTATATTAAAATTGATAATCAGGAAAAAATAAGACCTGAAACGATGAATAGAATTGAGAATTATTTTGAAGAATTGGAAGATTGCATTTCTGATAAAACCCATAAAAGAGGCTTCATGAAAGATGTAATACCTTATATCGGAGGACAATGGATGATTTTGACGAGAGATTGTTGTGAATTTATAAACAGCAATGCTGAGGTTAAAAAATTTGAAGACTATTATTTAAATACACTCATTGCTGATGAATCTTTTTTTCAAACCGTTTTAATGAATACTTCATTTACAGGGACTTTAGTGAATGATGACAAAAGAGCAATTATCTGGATTCCTGACGGAGACATCAAATTGCGTCCTAAAACATTCACCAAAACAGATATCAGCTTTCTCCAAACAGGAAATCATCTTTTTGCCCGGAAGTTCGATGATAATGTAGACAATAAAATAATTGATTATATTAAGATGAAATATGATGAGCCTTTTAAAACATCAGTAAAAATAACCCATGTGAAAAATATGGACAGAAATTTTAATCATCTCAACTAA
- a CDS encoding sodium:solute symporter produces MSNIDWTVLIVTLVAVVVYGVFIGRGQKSNESYLKADNKMPWYIVLLGIMATQASAITFLSAPGQAYTDGMRFVQYYFGLPLAMIVICITFIPIFQRLNVYTAYEYLENRFDKKTRVLTSLLFLFSRGLSTGISIYAPSIILSSVLNWNIYLTNVLTGGILLIYTYVGGAKAIAHTQKLQFLIILGTMAFAGFLLIQNMPNGIGFKDALYLAGKSGKLNVITTEFDWKDKYNIWSGLIGGFFLALSYFGTDQSQVGRYITAKDNTNAKMGLLLNGLVKIPMQFAILLIGALLFAFFSLKPAPIYFNERSYQHLKESQPEQAAVFEKEHQDLQIKFNAESKKILRLKDTHSPQLQNTIKDFKNTQTQVKALHGRVEEAINNSNYNAEKTDTNYIFLYFVKNTLPVGMIGLLFAVIFLASWGSISAALNSLAACSLKDVHLIFSKEIPDEKTELKYSRLHTLAWGIFSIGVAMFATQMGSLIEAVNVLGSLFYGPILGIFLVAFYYKKIDGANVFIAAILSEITVIAVYQFDVVSFLWLNVIGAAAVIIFSAIGLLFYKQKEVNS; encoded by the coding sequence ATGAGTAATATAGATTGGACAGTTCTCATTGTTACACTTGTTGCAGTGGTGGTCTACGGCGTATTCATCGGTCGTGGCCAAAAAAGCAACGAATCATATCTGAAAGCAGATAATAAAATGCCTTGGTACATTGTGCTTTTAGGCATTATGGCTACCCAGGCAAGTGCCATTACGTTTCTTTCAGCACCGGGACAAGCTTATACAGACGGGATGCGTTTCGTTCAGTATTACTTTGGTTTGCCTTTGGCGATGATTGTGATCTGTATCACTTTCATCCCGATTTTTCAGCGCTTAAATGTTTACACCGCTTATGAATATTTAGAAAACCGTTTTGATAAAAAAACAAGAGTACTCACTTCACTGCTTTTTCTTTTTTCCAGAGGTTTATCAACGGGAATCAGTATTTATGCTCCCAGTATCATCTTATCAAGCGTCTTAAACTGGAATATTTATTTAACCAATGTTTTAACAGGGGGTATTCTGTTGATTTATACCTATGTTGGCGGAGCAAAGGCGATTGCTCACACCCAAAAATTACAGTTTCTCATTATTCTGGGAACAATGGCTTTTGCAGGTTTTCTGCTTATTCAGAATATGCCGAATGGAATTGGTTTTAAGGATGCGCTTTATCTGGCCGGGAAATCCGGAAAGCTCAATGTAATCACCACAGAATTCGATTGGAAAGATAAATACAATATCTGGAGCGGTTTAATTGGTGGTTTTTTTCTGGCGCTTTCTTACTTCGGTACTGACCAGAGCCAGGTTGGGAGGTATATTACTGCGAAGGACAATACCAATGCAAAAATGGGCTTGCTGTTGAACGGATTGGTCAAAATTCCGATGCAGTTTGCTATTCTTCTGATCGGTGCTCTGCTTTTTGCATTCTTTTCTCTAAAACCGGCTCCGATTTATTTTAACGAACGCTCTTATCAACATTTAAAGGAATCACAACCTGAACAGGCTGCGGTATTTGAAAAAGAGCATCAGGATTTGCAGATAAAATTCAATGCAGAATCGAAAAAAATTTTAAGGTTGAAGGATACTCATTCCCCCCAACTTCAAAACACAATTAAGGATTTTAAAAATACACAAACGCAGGTAAAAGCACTTCACGGAAGGGTAGAAGAAGCGATTAACAATTCAAACTACAATGCCGAGAAAACGGATACCAATTATATTTTCCTGTATTTTGTGAAAAATACCCTGCCTGTAGGGATGATAGGTTTACTGTTTGCTGTCATTTTTCTGGCCAGCTGGGGCTCCATTTCTGCTGCGTTGAATTCCCTTGCTGCCTGTTCATTAAAAGATGTTCATTTAATATTCAGTAAAGAAATTCCTGATGAGAAAACCGAATTGAAGTATAGCCGCCTCCATACTTTAGCCTGGGGAATCTTCTCAATCGGCGTAGCCATGTTTGCAACCCAAATGGGTTCCCTTATTGAAGCGGTTAATGTATTGGGTTCTCTTTTCTACGGTCCGATATTGGGAATTTTTCTGGTTGCATTTTACTATAAAAAAATCGACGGAGCGAATGTATTTATTGCTGCCATTTTATCAGAAATTACGGTTATTGCCGTGTATCAATTTGATGTCGTTTCTTTTCTTTGGCTTAATGTA
- a CDS encoding pyocin knob domain-containing protein produces the protein MDVKYAYYNTSKGYKVTGGTAAQFLKADGSLDNNSYVNRSGDLMSGTLTFNHATNSTIKKDLSTVTAATGFSRDILQLAGSNGVVDTVAWFGAVDADGTVKMSYGYFGATAYNATKALLWTSDQRIGIGLNGSSLPLDGYRLHVSGNSYTSGNIGVAGDINSTAGELVVQRQGVNRIRTGSAFTLISGDGASGIVYLRPQGDSTSAGQVVINANNTQFVDAYNLLFGSQTAAGSAIFHTNLANTTHGYGLWLGHNLQFNGTDFIQPRGSLNSWGLTVNNHKNFSFNYGSATGTNGNIPALTEVVKINNTGRITTLNDGTSADWISAYNTGFLYKGVLGPTVDLNSITSTGWWVQTGNANATSANNYPAALAGQLRVYYTSTHIVQEYTTYANNNDVYRRYYFSGTWYPWTKDWDSNDFSAANINNWNTAFNWGNHANAGYLSNAVLSNYYTKSESLDVFIRKNGVETISDTKTFTHSPVIPNGTLGTHAVNMNQIALSATPENEGGQQLTISGNNSVSLTNFFVTSKDGSRNADDIAPNSTPKRVRFDFAKSNSAGLGASGNYAGIMTYAPWDGTTASTGDSSYQLAFANQTGINGSGVPMLKIRKGIDGNWTTSWYKFWTEADFTETNIQQWNYMAQYGLQLNSDFTVNTGSGLMISDNHLNSAESGIVDVHQKRLVAAKRNEYYSYGSEYNGLGGLNFHMESSRFGMGRDANDSDKLAVKGSIKASGNFKSEDENPDTMFIPNGRTASLKDEIVNDQSDSNDYAVRLDPHEYEFSSSNLSIDDRNRLIHVIGEQIKMVVNFKEIYPKQQIVIYNFDYGGGTMGVDVYGKRIYNISPGCFLRLYVTKSKRVIAEQEQNCKFIW, from the coding sequence ATGGATGTAAAATACGCATATTATAACACTTCTAAAGGCTATAAAGTAACGGGCGGCACAGCTGCCCAGTTTTTAAAAGCAGATGGTTCTCTGGATAATAATTCCTATGTTAATAGATCAGGAGACCTGATGAGCGGTACCCTTACGTTTAATCATGCTACCAACAGTACCATAAAAAAAGATTTATCTACGGTAACGGCAGCAACAGGTTTTTCAAGAGATATTTTACAATTAGCAGGTTCTAATGGCGTAGTGGATACTGTTGCATGGTTTGGAGCAGTAGATGCGGATGGGACTGTAAAGATGTCGTATGGTTATTTCGGTGCAACAGCTTACAATGCTACTAAAGCGCTCCTTTGGACGTCGGATCAGAGAATAGGAATTGGATTAAACGGATCATCATTACCATTGGACGGATATAGGCTTCATGTTTCCGGAAATAGTTATACATCCGGAAATATAGGAGTTGCGGGAGATATTAACAGTACAGCGGGTGAACTTGTGGTTCAAAGACAAGGTGTAAACAGAATCAGAACAGGGTCTGCATTTACATTAATTTCAGGGGATGGAGCTTCGGGAATTGTTTATTTGAGACCCCAGGGAGATTCAACAAGCGCTGGCCAGGTAGTTATCAATGCTAATAATACTCAGTTTGTAGATGCTTATAATTTGTTATTTGGCAGTCAAACGGCGGCAGGATCAGCTATTTTCCACACTAATCTGGCGAATACAACACATGGTTATGGGTTGTGGTTAGGCCACAATTTACAATTTAATGGTACTGATTTTATTCAGCCAAGGGGATCATTAAATTCATGGGGACTTACCGTGAATAACCATAAAAATTTTTCATTTAATTATGGAAGTGCTACAGGTACAAACGGAAATATTCCTGCATTAACTGAAGTTGTAAAAATTAATAATACAGGTAGAATTACAACCCTGAATGATGGAACTTCTGCTGACTGGATATCAGCATACAATACAGGTTTTCTTTACAAGGGTGTTTTAGGTCCTACAGTAGATTTAAATAGCATTACTTCTACAGGATGGTGGGTTCAGACAGGAAATGCCAACGCAACTTCTGCCAATAATTACCCCGCCGCATTAGCAGGACAATTAAGAGTTTATTATACTTCAACCCATATAGTACAGGAGTATACTACTTATGCTAATAACAATGATGTTTACAGGAGATACTATTTTAGTGGAACCTGGTATCCCTGGACAAAAGATTGGGATTCCAATGATTTTTCTGCAGCCAATATAAACAACTGGAATACCGCATTTAATTGGGGAAATCATGCCAATGCAGGATATCTTTCGAATGCTGTATTATCTAATTACTACACAAAAAGTGAATCTTTAGATGTATTCATTAGAAAAAATGGAGTTGAAACAATAAGTGATACAAAGACATTTACCCATAGTCCTGTTATTCCTAATGGAACGTTAGGAACACACGCTGTAAACATGAACCAAATTGCATTAAGTGCTACTCCTGAAAATGAAGGAGGGCAGCAATTAACTATCAGCGGTAATAATTCTGTTAGTCTTACCAACTTTTTTGTAACATCAAAGGATGGATCAAGAAATGCAGATGATATTGCACCCAATTCTACACCTAAAAGAGTAAGATTTGATTTTGCTAAATCTAACAGCGCAGGATTGGGAGCCTCTGGAAATTATGCAGGGATTATGACCTATGCTCCCTGGGATGGTACTACTGCTTCTACAGGTGATTCGTCCTACCAGTTAGCATTTGCCAATCAGACTGGCATTAATGGTTCCGGCGTTCCGATGTTGAAAATTAGAAAAGGAATTGATGGAAATTGGACTACTTCCTGGTATAAATTCTGGACAGAGGCAGATTTTACTGAAACAAATATTCAGCAATGGAATTATATGGCTCAGTACGGATTACAGCTGAATTCGGACTTCACAGTAAATACAGGATCAGGTTTAATGATTTCAGATAACCATCTGAATAGTGCTGAGTCAGGTATTGTAGATGTTCATCAGAAAAGATTGGTAGCAGCGAAACGAAACGAATATTATTCTTATGGTTCTGAGTATAACGGGTTGGGAGGTTTGAATTTTCATATGGAGTCCAGTCGCTTCGGAATGGGAAGAGACGCCAATGATAGCGATAAGTTAGCTGTAAAAGGTTCCATAAAAGCCAGTGGAAACTTTAAATCTGAGGATGAAAACCCGGATACAATGTTTATTCCTAATGGGAGAACAGCTTCTCTCAAAGATGAAATTGTTAATGATCAGTCTGATTCTAATGATTATGCCGTTAGATTAGATCCACACGAATATGAGTTCTCTTCCAGTAATCTTAGTATAGATGATAGAAACAGGCTTATCCATGTTATTGGAGAACAGATCAAAATGGTGGTGAATTTCAAAGAAATCTATCCAAAACAGCAGATCGTTATTTATAACTTTGACTATGGTGGAGGTACGATGGGAGTTGATGTATATGGCAAAAGAATCTATAATATCAGCCCGGGCTGTTTCCTTAGATTATATGTAACAAAATCAAAAAGAGTGATTGCAGAACAGGAACAGAACTGTAAGTTTATCTGGTAA
- a CDS encoding serine hydrolase domain-containing protein, which yields MKYVTLILFFALLGCKSVHTTHQQNVENAITKNALQLLEDKRFHSVSIAVLKDGKSTTKHFGELTIGKGNKPNDSTLYELASVTKTFTGYIAAKAVLDQKLNLEDDIRIYLDEPYPNLEYKGEPIKIKHLITHTSGFPNFPIKSENKKAFFEGLKLINIETKPGEIYSYSNTAPELTAYILEKVYQKPFEELVTEFILKPNTMNQTKFTLTENDRTRLVKGYNDKDELMPNFNRTLWGGISGLHSTTTDLVKYMKLQLDPSNPIVKESHTKLYKEGSDFWEGYHWYIIENDHQLIYRHHGGIYGMQNWFVIYPKQNIGISILTNTSFNETGEILEKVVDNLYNDIHVN from the coding sequence ATGAAATATGTAACCCTTATTTTATTTTTTGCCTTACTTGGCTGTAAAAGTGTTCACACAACCCATCAACAAAATGTTGAAAATGCGATTACAAAAAATGCTCTTCAGTTATTAGAGGACAAAAGATTTCATTCTGTTTCTATTGCTGTGCTTAAAGATGGAAAATCAACGACAAAACATTTTGGAGAATTAACGATTGGAAAAGGAAACAAACCCAACGATTCCACCCTTTATGAATTGGCTTCTGTAACCAAAACCTTTACAGGGTATATCGCTGCTAAAGCTGTACTTGATCAAAAACTCAATTTAGAGGATGATATCAGAATCTATCTTGATGAACCTTATCCCAATTTAGAATATAAAGGGGAACCTATTAAAATCAAACACCTCATCACCCATACCAGTGGATTTCCTAATTTCCCTATAAAAAGTGAAAATAAAAAGGCTTTTTTTGAAGGATTAAAACTCATCAACATTGAAACGAAGCCTGGAGAAATCTATTCCTATTCAAATACGGCTCCGGAGCTGACCGCCTATATCCTTGAAAAAGTGTATCAAAAACCGTTTGAGGAATTGGTCACTGAATTTATTTTGAAACCCAATACAATGAACCAAACTAAGTTTACACTCACTGAAAATGACAGAACAAGACTGGTAAAAGGTTATAACGATAAAGACGAGTTAATGCCCAACTTCAACAGAACTTTATGGGGTGGAATTTCAGGATTGCATTCTACGACTACAGATTTGGTGAAATATATGAAACTACAGCTTGACCCATCAAATCCTATTGTCAAAGAATCTCATACAAAATTATATAAAGAAGGTTCTGATTTTTGGGAAGGTTATCATTGGTACATTATAGAAAATGACCATCAATTAATATATAGACACCACGGAGGGATATACGGAATGCAGAATTGGTTTGTGATTTATCCTAAACAAAATATAGGAATATCCATATTAACAAACACCAGCTTTAATGAAACTGGAGAAATTTTAGAAAAAGTAGTGGATAACTTGTACAATGACATACATGTAAACTAA